Within the Musa acuminata AAA Group cultivar baxijiao chromosome BXJ2-9, Cavendish_Baxijiao_AAA, whole genome shotgun sequence genome, the region AGGAGTGTTGTAGAGACTCCAAGTCATGCTCCATTTTGATTCTCGTTACCATGTGCTTGTAGTTCATATCATGATTCCATGTTTTGCTCGAGGTTGAATACTACTTCGATGGTCTGTTGGGTTGGTGGCACAGATTCCAACACATGCCTCCCAACACCGTGTATACTCAAATCTTAAAATGTTCCATGGCATGTGCCGATGTACCATGTGTTATTATGCAGCTATGTGCTAGATCCGCTTTGGTCTGGTCAAGGATTGGCATTGGCCCAATACCTGAACGTTAAACTATGGTTCATATCATATAATTGTTGTACATCTGATGCTTGTCTTCATTGCTACTGTGTCCTTGGCGACGTTCTTTTATATTTGTGttcttttcaaaattttcaggCCAAATCATAGTGAGAATATTTTTTGTTCAATGGGAACGATCATGACAGTTATATTAGAGGAGAGTGAAGAAATTTCCCCAGAGCTTCTCTCCTGCCTCCTGGATTCGGTGAAAAATGATAACAAAGTACAGTATTGCTGTAATCCTTTTTCTGTCTGTTGGCTTTATTATTTTCTCATGTTTTTGGTTTTTGTGCTCAGGACATCTTGCCCATTGCTCGCAGGCTTGCAGAAAGAGTAATTGCTGACTGTGCCTTGAAATTGAAACCTTATCTGGTTGAATTAGCTAAATCAAAAAAAGCCTTTTTAAGCAAGTATAGCAGAGTTGTTGCTTCTGTATGTCAAGAGTATTCTGATCAAGTGGAGCAAAATGACATGAATTCTGCTGCTGATGCTATGGTGTGCCAATCTTTTTTTAGATCataattgagtttttttttacAAAGTTCTCCAATGTTTATGCTAAAGTtcaatttttcatataataatttaGGTAGTATATGCTGTTTTTTGTCCAAAGAAGCTTAATTGGTGTAGCCAATTTACTACTGGAATTTTTACTTTGAATGATCTTGTGTTTTACATAATTTATCAAGCCTCAAAAGTCTATCTTGTGTGTATTTGTACCACAAAAGACACAGCATCACAGATGGTTTGATCAACACACCACATATTTTTGTTTAATGTGAATCTCATTAGCCTGATATGGTTTTTAGGAGTTGTTTTCTTTTTTGGTTGATTAAGTTTTCATGCTTCAGGCAGATGACAGTAAATTATCCAAGAAGACTGAATCTTCTCAAAAGCGGAAGTCTGAACTCTCTGGTCATGGTAACCAAATGAAAAATAAACGTGCAGCTAATAGAGATTGTTCTGCTATCTTGGGGTTAAAGGCTGGAAGACTAGACGACACTTCGGGTCCTAAGGTAATAAGTTTAGTAACAGATGAGctggttattcattattgaacatCGTCATTTTAAATATTTGCTACACAAGCAGAGCCTTCTTTCTGTGTCTATGTGTCTCCTATTGACAATGGCTATTATTTTTCTAATTCAGTATTTTGTCTATATGTAGAATCCTGGAAAACCAGCTCAGGTTAGAGAACCTGATCAAAGCATTGTTGGCCTCAAAATTAAAGTATGGTGGCCGGATGACAAAAGGTgagtatgtcttaatttcattctTTCAAGATTACTTGGATGCCTTGATTAGTTGGTGTGAATTTGGACATGAAATATAGCGGACATGACTAAAACACAACAGAGATTGATGCGTGGCATCATTATGCTATTATCCAAAGTTATTTTGTTctgtatgaaaaataaaatgtggaCTACTGCACATTGGAGGTTTGGATTGAGAAATTCTTTTCATATGGGGTAATGCATAGTGGACATGACTAAAACACAACAGAGATTAATGTGTGGCATCATTATGACCTTGTGATTGCTCAACATGGTTTTATTCTGTATGTTTTgataaaagaattcaaaattcCATGCTATTTACTTGTGTTTTATTCACAGGTTTTATGATGGTACTGTTGAAGATTATGATCGCACGACAAAGAAGCATAAGGTATCAAATGACTTGATTCTGGATCTTTGATTTTCTCATTTGGCTTGTTGTTCAATTTTCTGGATAGCTTGCTGATTTTGTGTTCCTCTTGAGATTCTCTATGATGATGGTGATGTAGAGGTGTTGTTGCTGAAGAACGAACGTTGGGATTTCATTGGAGATAAAATAAGAACATCTTATTTTATGGTGAGTCAGAATTGCCTAATCTAATTTTTAATTATGTGGTATTCTAGTGCTGACTTCTGCTGTTTTATAATCTGCAGGGGCAAACAAAAGATGATTTCAGTCCTGATGCTTCTTCAGAGTACGTACTGGTTTTATAATTTGAGCACAACGCATTTTGGTGATTAACCTCAACTTTACTACTTATTAACTCTTCATCCAAAAATCTAGTAGACCTATTTGTCTTTGTGAAAGCATTGGACCACCATTGGCTTTAACTTGCTAGTTCCTAGCAGCCTATTTATTCTCTAGAGCTTTGGTCATCAACTTTGCAAGATTGACAGCAGTAGCCCATAGTAAGTTCAACATAATCAAAAGAAATGAGTCCGTTATTGTTATTAGTGGTCAGAATTGAAATTAGGATATGATCTGAGACAATTTTTGGGTAAATGATGTGCAATATGGTCAGGTGAAGAGAATGCCAATGGGGCATTTGCAAAGTACAGGTGTGTTTGAATGAAATGCTAGCCCAACCATCTCTTTTGTTACACCATGAAAAAGATAGCACTGCATACAAGGTTAATCAAGGTAAGAAGAAACACTTTTCCACAGTAGAACAAGGAAAGGCATGTGTTAAATATTTAAGAATACAGTTGAATCCCCGAGAGCTAATGATAGAAGTTTGTGCAGCAAGTCACAGTAAACATCGAGCTTTATGGCTGATTACCTAAGGTGTTCCAAAAACTTTTATGGGTCCCCTATTGAACACGACGGAATATCCTCAACATGTTTACAGTTTCATGTTTAAGCTGTTGCTACTTTATGTTAAAGTTATTTTTTGGTCTTtgacatttttctttttttgggtaaAGCAAAAGAGTGAAGAAACATTCAAACCATGTGGCAAGGGAAACCAATGTGGGAACACCAGTAAAAAGGTTGGTAAATTTACTTCTGCTACACTGTTATTTTCATTTGCCAAATGATGCAAGTTCCGAGTGACTTTTCTGGGTACATTGTTAGTGGCACACATTCCAGCAGTATTGGCAGCACAGAAATTCGTAAGCGGAAAGGTCGACCTCCTAAAGTGGCAAATTCCAACCATAGTCTGTTATCCGGTGATGACAGTCCAAACATATCAAGCAAATCAAAAGAAAAGGCTCCAAACAAGCCAAAAGATGATGTAGCTAAATCTGGCACCAAGCTCAAGAAGGATGGTGAGAAGGCGAAGGAACACAATGAAGAAACCCATAAATTGGATAAAAAACCTAGGGATATGGCCATTTTGGAAGCAACTGGTGAATCAAAGACAAATGGAGTTCCGGTGAAAGAAAAATTGAAGGTTCAAGAAACAGGGGCATCTTCCGCAAAGGTTTCATCAAAAGAAGCAGAAAGTGAGGCATCAGCTGCAAAGAAGCGAAAGATCATGGGCAATAGTTA harbors:
- the LOC135623003 gene encoding sister chromatid cohesion protein PDS5 homolog C-like, producing the protein MASTEELEERLRDVGDRLASPPTDVGELLSLLDETESLLLRIQQSPSQSMLDALRPTMNLMVEKKFLEHPDEDVKVIVASCTSEITRITAPNAPYDDDLMKVVFQKIVDAFDNLDDTSSRSFSKRVSILETVAKVQSCIVMLDLECDAMILDMFHIFLRTIRPNHSENIFCSMGTIMTVILEESEEISPELLSCLLDSVKNDNKDILPIARRLAERVIADCALKLKPYLVELAKSKKAFLSKYSRVVASVCQEYSDQVEQNDMNSAADAMADDSKLSKKTESSQKRKSELSGHGNQMKNKRAANRDCSAILGLKAGRLDDTSGPKNPGKPAQVREPDQSIVGLKIKVWWPDDKRFYDGTVEDYDRTTKKHKILYDDGDVEVLLLKNERWDFIGDKIRTSYFMGQTKDDFSPDASSDKRVKKHSNHVARETNVGTPVKSGTHSSSIGSTEIRKRKGRPPKVANSNHSLLSGDDSPNISSKSKEKAPNKPKDDVAKSGTKLKKDGEKAKEHNEETHKLDKKPRDMAILEATGESKTNGVPVKEKLKVQETGASSAKVSSKEAESEASAAKKRKIMGNS